One window of the Eucalyptus grandis isolate ANBG69807.140 chromosome 6, ASM1654582v1, whole genome shotgun sequence genome contains the following:
- the LOC104451454 gene encoding uncharacterized protein LOC104451454 isoform X1: MPRPEDIAWKFVIRPKEGKKWRCPYCHKEVSGSVTRVKGHFLKQPKEGIASCTKVPEHIRTLMELLLNHELHNKDDIAWKFVNRVEDNKWHCYYCSGEFFGDLTGVKGHLLGVPNGGISICTQVPDHVRKLMRSLLDEVAEEESREANSPLSMGALFSPGLENVMEQLNFNQQDVIGSNSDQQSQEERQFQQSSTMPLLVQSSHAMEPESRDTEVLDHIRKRNDLDEMAEEESRVVAEEQSREAHGQSSMEPKSGDMPTQDEVAEEEIRDANSQFFTELDRNLFSSEFPSAESLSSYAIEQMALQIRTVINTGVNSDQQSQPEHQFHQISTMPLLVQSNHVQPVLVPPQHQNSPHQSETRNVLQNPAAPSSTALRDTDLRFRSSSQASNAAPQWLTDVSNFNQQDINGLNSGQQSQAERQFPQGSTMPSLAQNSHGESSTMALAEAELDLHDLPDQSQCYIQSQMQMIALQTPAGASSFQDDQLAVVDNLDCLHDCNQHSQLQTLMDIDPSIASQHASDSHIIEATTVDSQVPEAATNATGPSSSQDMNRGSPVMDLRSIYANDEEIRNLKRKVEELDDKEAGIEEQMEIESAASSVRKKPRILVDRWLKETERARNNFQIIVQANAETLPPKEQVEKLTTEGEELIGKTLPQPLLIEERDAKGVKLLERKLTGKGIHRNIELIWDHLKENHACKLGIYGMGGVGKTTIMMHIHNRLLEDATFDGVVFITVSQDFSIKKLQSDIWKDLKLDIMEVEDEKKRAAMLSKQLERKKNCVLILDDVWERLDLEEVGIPIRANGFKLVLTTRSYYVCCQMQCQEKIKIKPLSQKEAESLFWEELGSEVPLNSEIEATVKSIVKECAGLPIGVITMARSMRGVTDVFEWRDSLVKLEESSKGQTDMKKVLMNLKFSYDRLGNPDVQQCFLSCALYPEDKLIDKFELVEFFIDQGLIGGLNTRREQYDRGLTILNKLGNVCLLEDHRSKMKMHDLIRDMALHIMSATSIVKARKWLGSIPSEEFWTDALERVSLMGNKISEIPLNMSPNCPKLSTLLLNGSLLKHVVIPDSFFKQLCGLKVLNLSGCELTELPSSISNLVNLRALLLRGCRGLRRIPCLGKLTSLRKLDVVGCSKLEEVPKGLEMLVNLRYLDLRFLLTVELPERVPGDLLNLQYLKVEFLDVQDMTKLRALETFECSFEDVNDFNKCVRVIKQSNLCYYYNLYYYLDKADDDEEEESDITRTENPERKVEIWGWDHAIVSVEGECTGIFILIPQDVQKMTMLWCNGITNLSSIGPLDYLEELEVQGSENLGVHYGGEDEGVIDILAPALAPLLFPSLRVLSIYDCPKLKHLFGHVFKSDLQHLQEIRIERCEEMVGIIAAITSPPPHPLPFFRSLKVITISGCNKMKRVVESEWMPHFPNLRRISVDACEKMEEIIGGPPPNLPVEEISLEYLVVYNCDNMRKLFPHEWLLHLRNLQSINITKCKGMVELISGAGQRQEGSIMTPVNNTPSSFQPSSISLPKLERLNLNDLPQLKSICEVPISCDFMIILDVDQCPELKRIPLQLRLRDIEDFLHIRVEDEEQWKTLMWDHPDAQAILQPYLRKRTHNSPNAIELFVQRKDLLRLCEI, from the exons ATGCCGCGACCTGAAGATATAGCCTGGAAATTCGTGATTAGACCGAAGGAGGGCAAGAAATGGCGTTGTCCTTACTGCCATAAAGAAGTCTCTGGATCAGTCACAAGAGTGAAAGGTCACTTTCTTAAACAACCAAAAGAAGGGATTGCCTCTTGCACAAAAGTGCCAGAGCACATACGCACACTGATGGAATTGTTACTCAATCATGAG CTTCATAACAAGGATGATATAGCCTGGAAATTCGTCAATAGAGTGGAGGACAACAAATGGCATTGTTATTACTGCAGTGGAGAATTCTTTGGAGACCTTACAGGAGTGAAAGGTCACTTGCTTGGAGTCCCAAATGGAGGAATTTCCATTTGCACACAAGTGCCGGACCATGTAAGAAAGCTAATGCGGTCATTACTTGATGAGGTGGCTGAAGAAGAGAGCAGAGAAGCCAATAGTCCATTGTCCATGGGGGCTTTGTTCTCGCCAGGCCTCGAAAATGTAATGGAACAGTTGAACTTCAACCAACAGGATGTCATTGGGTCAAACTCTGACCAACAATCACAAGAAGAGCGTCAGTTTCAGCAGAGTTCAACAATGCCGTTATTGGTGCAAAGTAGCCATG CCATGGAACCAGAGTCACGTGACACAGAAGTGCTGGACCACATAAGAAAGCGTAATGACCTCGATGAGATGGCTGAAGAAGAGAGCAGAGTGGTGGCTGAAGAACAGAGCAGAGAAGCCCACGGTCAATCCTCCATGGAACCAAAGTCAGGTGACATGCCGACTCAAGATGAGGTGGCTGAAGAAGAGATCAGAGATGCCAACAGTCAATTTTTCACTGAATTAGACAGGAATTTATTCTCATCAGAATTCCCCTCAGCAGAGTCCCTCTCATCATATGCCATCGAACAAATGGCACTACAGATAAGGACGGTGATCAACACTGGAGTAAACTCTGACCAACAATCACAACCAGAGCATCAGTTTCATCAGATTTCAACAATGCCGTTATTGGTGCAAAGTAACCATG TGCAACCAGTTTTGGTGCCCCCTCAACATCAAAATTCTCCACATCAATCCGAGACAAGGAATGTGCTGCAGAATCCAGCCGCACCATCATCAACAGCTCTAAGGGATACGGATTTACGTTTCCGATCATCATCACAAGCTTCAAATGCTGCTCCACAGTGGCTGACCGACGTTTCAAACTTCAACCAACAGGATATCAATGGGCTAAACTCTGGCCAACAATCACAAGCAGAGCGTCAGTTTCCTCAGGGTTCAACAATGCCGTCACTGGCACAAAATAGCCATG GTGAAAGTTCCACGATGGCTTTAGCGGAAGCGGAATTGGATCTTCATGATTTGCCAGATCAGTCACAATGTTACATTCAATCTCAAATGCAAATGATTGCCCTGCAGACTCCAGCAGGGGCGTCATCATTCCAGGATGATCAATTAGCCGTTGTAGATAATTTAGATTGCTTGCATGATTGCAATCAGCACTCTCAGTTGCAAACTTTAATGGACATAGATCCCTCAATTGCATCACAGCATGCAAGTGACTCTCACATTATTGAGGCAACAACAGTTGATTCGCAAGTTCCAGAGGCGGCAACAAATGCAACAGGTCCATCGTCATCACAAG ATATGAACAGGGGTTCTCCGGTCATGGACTTACGGAGCATCTATGCCAACGATGAAGAGATAAGAAACctgaaaagaaaagtggaagAACTCGACGACAAAGAAGCTGGCATAGAGGAGCAGATGGAGATAGAGTCTGCTGCTTCCTCAGTTCGGAAGAAGCCGAGGATACTGGTTGATAGATGGCTGAAAGAGACAGAAAGAGCAagaaataatttccaaataattgtCCAAGCCAATGCGGAAACTTTGCCACCAAAGGAACAGGTGGAGAAATTGACGACAGAAGGGGAAGAACTCATAGGAAAAACGCTTCCACAACCACTGCTCATAGAAGAGAGAGATGCCAAAGGAGTCAAACTTTTGGAACGAAAGTTAACAGGTAAAGGGATTCATAGGAACATTGAGTTGATTTGGGACCATCTGAAGGAGAATCATGCATGCAAATTGGGTATTTATGGAATGGGTGGTGTTGGGAAGACAACTATTATGATGCACATACATAATAGACTTCTCGAAGATGCAACCTTCGATGGTGTGGTTTTTATCACTGTGTCTCAAGATTTCAGCATTAAGAAGTTGCAGAGTGATATTTGGAAGGATCTAAAATTAGACATTATGGAGGTTGAGGATGAGAAGAAACGAGCAGCTATGTTGTCGAAGcaattagaaagaaagaaaaattgtgtATTGATTCTTGATGATGTGTGGGAACGTCTTGATCTTGAAGAGGTGGGAATCCCTATTAGAGCAAATGGATTTAAGCTGGTCTTAACCACTCGATCTTATTATGTGTGCTGCCAAATGCAATGTCaagagaagataaaaattaaacctctttctcaaaaagaagcCGAGAGTTTATTTTGGGAGGAGCTTGGATCTGAAGTTCCACTTAATTCTGAAATTGAAGCAACGGTGAAGTCCATTGTTAAAGAATGTGCAGGATTGCCAATTGGAGTCATCACGATGGCAAGAAGCATGCGAGGAGTGACTGATGTGTTTGAATGGAGGGATTCCCTGGTTAAATTGGAAGAATCAAGTAAGGGGCAAACAGATATGAAGAAGGTCTTAATGAATCTAAAATTCAGTTATGATCGCCTTGGTAATCCTGATGTGCAACAATGCTTCTTGTCTTGTGCACTTTATCCAGAAGATAAATTGATTGATAAGTTCGAGCTGGTAGAATTCTTTATTGACCAAGGATTGATTGGTGGATTGAATACGAGGAGGGAACAATATGATAGAGGCCTcaccatattgaacaaactAGGAAATGTTTGCCTATTGGAAGATCATCGGAGCAAGATGAAGATGCACGATTTGATTAGAGACATGGCATTGCACATCATGAGTGCGACTTCCATTGTAAAAGCAAGAAAGTGGTTGGGAAGTATTCCATCTGAGGAATTTTGGACGGATGCTTTGGAGAGAGTTTCTTTGATGGGAAACAAAATAAGTGAAATTCCATTGAACATGTCACCAAATTGTCCTAAACTATCAACTTTACTACTGAATGGAAGCTTGTTAAAGCATGTGGTCATCcctgattctttcttcaaacagTTATGTGGGCTAAAGGTTCTAAACCTGAGTGGATGTGAACTAACAGAACTTCCAAGTTCCATCTCAAACTTGGTTAACTTGAGGGCACTATTGCTTAGAGGGTGTCGGGGATTGCGCCGTATTCCTTGTTTAGGGAAGCTCACATCTTTAAGAAAGTTGGACGTTGTTGGCTGTTCTAAGCTTGAAGAAGTGCCCAAGGGTCTGGAAATGTTGGTGAACTTGAGATACCTTGACCTACGTTTTTTATTGACCGTTGAATTACCTGAAAGAGTACCGGGGGATTTGCTAAACTTGCAGTATCTTAAAGTTGAATTTCTAGATGTACAAGACATGACAAAATTGAGGGCACTGGAGACATTCGAATGCTCTTTTGAAGATGTGAATGATTTCAATAAGTGTGTGAGGGTTATTAAACAGAGTAACCTTTGCTACTATTATAATCTCTATTATTATCTCGACAAggctgatgatgatgaggaggaagaaagtGATATTACTCGAACTGAGAATCCGGAGAGGAAAGTCGAAATTTGGGGGTGGGATCATGCTATTGTGAGTGTGGAAGGGGAATGCActggcatttttattttgattcccCAAGACGTGCAGAAAATGACAATGCTTTGGTGCAACGGTATAACAAATTTGTCTAGCATAGGTCCACTTGACTACCTTGAGGAGCTAGAAGTACAAGGTTCAGAAAACTTAGGGGTGCACTATGGAGGAGAAGACGAAGGAGTAATTGACATCCTTGCCCCAGCCCTTGCGCCTCTCCTCTTCCCAAGCCTTAGGGTTTTAAGTATATATGATTGTCCAAAACTGAAGCATCTCTTTGGGCATGTGTTTAAATCCGACCTTCAGCATCTACAAGAGATTAGAATAGAGAGATGTGAGGAAATGGTGGGGATAATAGCAGCAATTACATCCCCACCACCCCATCCGCTCCCATTTTTCCGTAGTCTCAAAGTGATTACGATTAGTGGCTGTAACAAGATGAAGAGAGTGGTGGAATCTGAGTGGATGCCCCACTTCCCTAATCTGAGAAGAATCTCAGTAGACGCATgtgagaagatggaggagataATCGGAGGTCCTCCCCCAAACTTGCCAGTTGAAGAGATTTCTCTCGAATATCTTGTGGTATATAATTGCGATAACATGAGAAAGCTGTTTCCGCATGAGTGGCTGCTCCATCTTCGAAATCTTCAAAGTATCAATATCACTAAATGCAAAGGAATGGTGGAGTTGATAAGCGGAGCGGGACAACGCCAAGAAGGAAGCATAATGACTCCTGTAAACAACACCCCTTCATCCTTCCAgccttcttcaatttctctcccAAAGCTGGAGCGATTGAACCTAAACGATCTACCCCAGCTGAAGAGCATATGCGAAGTCCCAATAAGCTGCGATTTCATGATAATTTTGGATGTGGACCAATGCCCAGAACTGAAGCGGATTCCTTTGCAACTGCGATTACGTGATATTGAGGACTTCCTGCATATTAGGGTGGAAGATGAGGAACAGTGGAAGACGCTGATGTGGGATCATCCCGATGCTCAGGCTATTCTTCAACCTTATCTCCGAAAAAGGACACACAATTCTCCAAATGCTATAG AACTGTTCGTCCAGCGAAAGGATCTCCTGCGACTCTGCGAAATATGA
- the LOC104451454 gene encoding uncharacterized protein LOC104451454 isoform X2, with amino-acid sequence MPRPEDIAWKFVIRPKEGKKWRCPYCHKEVSGSVTRVKGHFLKQPKEGIASCTKVPEHIRTLMELLLNHELHNKDDIAWKFVNRVEDNKWHCYYCSGEFFGDLTGVKGHLLGVPNGGISICTQVPDHVRKLMRSLLDEVAEEESREANSPLSMGALFSPGLENVMEQLNFNQQDVIGSNSDQQSQEERQFQQSSTMPLLVQSSHAMEPESRDTEVLDHIRKRNDLDEMAEEESRVVAEEQSREAHGQSSMEPKSGDMPTQDEVAEEEIRDANSQFFTELDRNLFSSEFPSAESLSSYAIEQMALQIRTVINTGVNSDQQSQPEHQFHQISTMPLLVQSNHVLVPPQHQNSPHQSETRNVLQNPAAPSSTALRDTDLRFRSSSQASNAAPQWLTDVSNFNQQDINGLNSGQQSQAERQFPQGSTMPSLAQNSHGESSTMALAEAELDLHDLPDQSQCYIQSQMQMIALQTPAGASSFQDDQLAVVDNLDCLHDCNQHSQLQTLMDIDPSIASQHASDSHIIEATTVDSQVPEAATNATGPSSSQDMNRGSPVMDLRSIYANDEEIRNLKRKVEELDDKEAGIEEQMEIESAASSVRKKPRILVDRWLKETERARNNFQIIVQANAETLPPKEQVEKLTTEGEELIGKTLPQPLLIEERDAKGVKLLERKLTGKGIHRNIELIWDHLKENHACKLGIYGMGGVGKTTIMMHIHNRLLEDATFDGVVFITVSQDFSIKKLQSDIWKDLKLDIMEVEDEKKRAAMLSKQLERKKNCVLILDDVWERLDLEEVGIPIRANGFKLVLTTRSYYVCCQMQCQEKIKIKPLSQKEAESLFWEELGSEVPLNSEIEATVKSIVKECAGLPIGVITMARSMRGVTDVFEWRDSLVKLEESSKGQTDMKKVLMNLKFSYDRLGNPDVQQCFLSCALYPEDKLIDKFELVEFFIDQGLIGGLNTRREQYDRGLTILNKLGNVCLLEDHRSKMKMHDLIRDMALHIMSATSIVKARKWLGSIPSEEFWTDALERVSLMGNKISEIPLNMSPNCPKLSTLLLNGSLLKHVVIPDSFFKQLCGLKVLNLSGCELTELPSSISNLVNLRALLLRGCRGLRRIPCLGKLTSLRKLDVVGCSKLEEVPKGLEMLVNLRYLDLRFLLTVELPERVPGDLLNLQYLKVEFLDVQDMTKLRALETFECSFEDVNDFNKCVRVIKQSNLCYYYNLYYYLDKADDDEEEESDITRTENPERKVEIWGWDHAIVSVEGECTGIFILIPQDVQKMTMLWCNGITNLSSIGPLDYLEELEVQGSENLGVHYGGEDEGVIDILAPALAPLLFPSLRVLSIYDCPKLKHLFGHVFKSDLQHLQEIRIERCEEMVGIIAAITSPPPHPLPFFRSLKVITISGCNKMKRVVESEWMPHFPNLRRISVDACEKMEEIIGGPPPNLPVEEISLEYLVVYNCDNMRKLFPHEWLLHLRNLQSINITKCKGMVELISGAGQRQEGSIMTPVNNTPSSFQPSSISLPKLERLNLNDLPQLKSICEVPISCDFMIILDVDQCPELKRIPLQLRLRDIEDFLHIRVEDEEQWKTLMWDHPDAQAILQPYLRKRTHNSPNAIELFVQRKDLLRLCEI; translated from the exons ATGCCGCGACCTGAAGATATAGCCTGGAAATTCGTGATTAGACCGAAGGAGGGCAAGAAATGGCGTTGTCCTTACTGCCATAAAGAAGTCTCTGGATCAGTCACAAGAGTGAAAGGTCACTTTCTTAAACAACCAAAAGAAGGGATTGCCTCTTGCACAAAAGTGCCAGAGCACATACGCACACTGATGGAATTGTTACTCAATCATGAG CTTCATAACAAGGATGATATAGCCTGGAAATTCGTCAATAGAGTGGAGGACAACAAATGGCATTGTTATTACTGCAGTGGAGAATTCTTTGGAGACCTTACAGGAGTGAAAGGTCACTTGCTTGGAGTCCCAAATGGAGGAATTTCCATTTGCACACAAGTGCCGGACCATGTAAGAAAGCTAATGCGGTCATTACTTGATGAGGTGGCTGAAGAAGAGAGCAGAGAAGCCAATAGTCCATTGTCCATGGGGGCTTTGTTCTCGCCAGGCCTCGAAAATGTAATGGAACAGTTGAACTTCAACCAACAGGATGTCATTGGGTCAAACTCTGACCAACAATCACAAGAAGAGCGTCAGTTTCAGCAGAGTTCAACAATGCCGTTATTGGTGCAAAGTAGCCATG CCATGGAACCAGAGTCACGTGACACAGAAGTGCTGGACCACATAAGAAAGCGTAATGACCTCGATGAGATGGCTGAAGAAGAGAGCAGAGTGGTGGCTGAAGAACAGAGCAGAGAAGCCCACGGTCAATCCTCCATGGAACCAAAGTCAGGTGACATGCCGACTCAAGATGAGGTGGCTGAAGAAGAGATCAGAGATGCCAACAGTCAATTTTTCACTGAATTAGACAGGAATTTATTCTCATCAGAATTCCCCTCAGCAGAGTCCCTCTCATCATATGCCATCGAACAAATGGCACTACAGATAAGGACGGTGATCAACACTGGAGTAAACTCTGACCAACAATCACAACCAGAGCATCAGTTTCATCAGATTTCAACAATGCCGTTATTGGTGCAAAGTAACCATG TTTTGGTGCCCCCTCAACATCAAAATTCTCCACATCAATCCGAGACAAGGAATGTGCTGCAGAATCCAGCCGCACCATCATCAACAGCTCTAAGGGATACGGATTTACGTTTCCGATCATCATCACAAGCTTCAAATGCTGCTCCACAGTGGCTGACCGACGTTTCAAACTTCAACCAACAGGATATCAATGGGCTAAACTCTGGCCAACAATCACAAGCAGAGCGTCAGTTTCCTCAGGGTTCAACAATGCCGTCACTGGCACAAAATAGCCATG GTGAAAGTTCCACGATGGCTTTAGCGGAAGCGGAATTGGATCTTCATGATTTGCCAGATCAGTCACAATGTTACATTCAATCTCAAATGCAAATGATTGCCCTGCAGACTCCAGCAGGGGCGTCATCATTCCAGGATGATCAATTAGCCGTTGTAGATAATTTAGATTGCTTGCATGATTGCAATCAGCACTCTCAGTTGCAAACTTTAATGGACATAGATCCCTCAATTGCATCACAGCATGCAAGTGACTCTCACATTATTGAGGCAACAACAGTTGATTCGCAAGTTCCAGAGGCGGCAACAAATGCAACAGGTCCATCGTCATCACAAG ATATGAACAGGGGTTCTCCGGTCATGGACTTACGGAGCATCTATGCCAACGATGAAGAGATAAGAAACctgaaaagaaaagtggaagAACTCGACGACAAAGAAGCTGGCATAGAGGAGCAGATGGAGATAGAGTCTGCTGCTTCCTCAGTTCGGAAGAAGCCGAGGATACTGGTTGATAGATGGCTGAAAGAGACAGAAAGAGCAagaaataatttccaaataattgtCCAAGCCAATGCGGAAACTTTGCCACCAAAGGAACAGGTGGAGAAATTGACGACAGAAGGGGAAGAACTCATAGGAAAAACGCTTCCACAACCACTGCTCATAGAAGAGAGAGATGCCAAAGGAGTCAAACTTTTGGAACGAAAGTTAACAGGTAAAGGGATTCATAGGAACATTGAGTTGATTTGGGACCATCTGAAGGAGAATCATGCATGCAAATTGGGTATTTATGGAATGGGTGGTGTTGGGAAGACAACTATTATGATGCACATACATAATAGACTTCTCGAAGATGCAACCTTCGATGGTGTGGTTTTTATCACTGTGTCTCAAGATTTCAGCATTAAGAAGTTGCAGAGTGATATTTGGAAGGATCTAAAATTAGACATTATGGAGGTTGAGGATGAGAAGAAACGAGCAGCTATGTTGTCGAAGcaattagaaagaaagaaaaattgtgtATTGATTCTTGATGATGTGTGGGAACGTCTTGATCTTGAAGAGGTGGGAATCCCTATTAGAGCAAATGGATTTAAGCTGGTCTTAACCACTCGATCTTATTATGTGTGCTGCCAAATGCAATGTCaagagaagataaaaattaaacctctttctcaaaaagaagcCGAGAGTTTATTTTGGGAGGAGCTTGGATCTGAAGTTCCACTTAATTCTGAAATTGAAGCAACGGTGAAGTCCATTGTTAAAGAATGTGCAGGATTGCCAATTGGAGTCATCACGATGGCAAGAAGCATGCGAGGAGTGACTGATGTGTTTGAATGGAGGGATTCCCTGGTTAAATTGGAAGAATCAAGTAAGGGGCAAACAGATATGAAGAAGGTCTTAATGAATCTAAAATTCAGTTATGATCGCCTTGGTAATCCTGATGTGCAACAATGCTTCTTGTCTTGTGCACTTTATCCAGAAGATAAATTGATTGATAAGTTCGAGCTGGTAGAATTCTTTATTGACCAAGGATTGATTGGTGGATTGAATACGAGGAGGGAACAATATGATAGAGGCCTcaccatattgaacaaactAGGAAATGTTTGCCTATTGGAAGATCATCGGAGCAAGATGAAGATGCACGATTTGATTAGAGACATGGCATTGCACATCATGAGTGCGACTTCCATTGTAAAAGCAAGAAAGTGGTTGGGAAGTATTCCATCTGAGGAATTTTGGACGGATGCTTTGGAGAGAGTTTCTTTGATGGGAAACAAAATAAGTGAAATTCCATTGAACATGTCACCAAATTGTCCTAAACTATCAACTTTACTACTGAATGGAAGCTTGTTAAAGCATGTGGTCATCcctgattctttcttcaaacagTTATGTGGGCTAAAGGTTCTAAACCTGAGTGGATGTGAACTAACAGAACTTCCAAGTTCCATCTCAAACTTGGTTAACTTGAGGGCACTATTGCTTAGAGGGTGTCGGGGATTGCGCCGTATTCCTTGTTTAGGGAAGCTCACATCTTTAAGAAAGTTGGACGTTGTTGGCTGTTCTAAGCTTGAAGAAGTGCCCAAGGGTCTGGAAATGTTGGTGAACTTGAGATACCTTGACCTACGTTTTTTATTGACCGTTGAATTACCTGAAAGAGTACCGGGGGATTTGCTAAACTTGCAGTATCTTAAAGTTGAATTTCTAGATGTACAAGACATGACAAAATTGAGGGCACTGGAGACATTCGAATGCTCTTTTGAAGATGTGAATGATTTCAATAAGTGTGTGAGGGTTATTAAACAGAGTAACCTTTGCTACTATTATAATCTCTATTATTATCTCGACAAggctgatgatgatgaggaggaagaaagtGATATTACTCGAACTGAGAATCCGGAGAGGAAAGTCGAAATTTGGGGGTGGGATCATGCTATTGTGAGTGTGGAAGGGGAATGCActggcatttttattttgattcccCAAGACGTGCAGAAAATGACAATGCTTTGGTGCAACGGTATAACAAATTTGTCTAGCATAGGTCCACTTGACTACCTTGAGGAGCTAGAAGTACAAGGTTCAGAAAACTTAGGGGTGCACTATGGAGGAGAAGACGAAGGAGTAATTGACATCCTTGCCCCAGCCCTTGCGCCTCTCCTCTTCCCAAGCCTTAGGGTTTTAAGTATATATGATTGTCCAAAACTGAAGCATCTCTTTGGGCATGTGTTTAAATCCGACCTTCAGCATCTACAAGAGATTAGAATAGAGAGATGTGAGGAAATGGTGGGGATAATAGCAGCAATTACATCCCCACCACCCCATCCGCTCCCATTTTTCCGTAGTCTCAAAGTGATTACGATTAGTGGCTGTAACAAGATGAAGAGAGTGGTGGAATCTGAGTGGATGCCCCACTTCCCTAATCTGAGAAGAATCTCAGTAGACGCATgtgagaagatggaggagataATCGGAGGTCCTCCCCCAAACTTGCCAGTTGAAGAGATTTCTCTCGAATATCTTGTGGTATATAATTGCGATAACATGAGAAAGCTGTTTCCGCATGAGTGGCTGCTCCATCTTCGAAATCTTCAAAGTATCAATATCACTAAATGCAAAGGAATGGTGGAGTTGATAAGCGGAGCGGGACAACGCCAAGAAGGAAGCATAATGACTCCTGTAAACAACACCCCTTCATCCTTCCAgccttcttcaatttctctcccAAAGCTGGAGCGATTGAACCTAAACGATCTACCCCAGCTGAAGAGCATATGCGAAGTCCCAATAAGCTGCGATTTCATGATAATTTTGGATGTGGACCAATGCCCAGAACTGAAGCGGATTCCTTTGCAACTGCGATTACGTGATATTGAGGACTTCCTGCATATTAGGGTGGAAGATGAGGAACAGTGGAAGACGCTGATGTGGGATCATCCCGATGCTCAGGCTATTCTTCAACCTTATCTCCGAAAAAGGACACACAATTCTCCAAATGCTATAG AACTGTTCGTCCAGCGAAAGGATCTCCTGCGACTCTGCGAAATATGA